ACATCCCTTTGAAAACTGCGCTTGATGGATTCCACCGTGCCCAGCGTGGGCGTGTTGGGCATGCCGGGCAGATGAATGTTAAAACTTGTGACCTGAACGATGATATCGAATTCCGCGGAGGCTGGGGTGAAGGTCCAGTAGTCCTCATGAAGGACGGGGCGATAGACGCGGGGATCATCGTTCCTTGCAACCTGACCGGCTTCCTCGATGAATTGATCATCAATAAAAAGTTTTGAAGCCGATAGCACCCACGGCATGCGAATGGCCAGCGTGCGTGCTTCCCTGAGCTTCACATGCAGACGATAGGTCGCGTATCCGCGCTTCGGATAATCCTTCACAAAGTTCCAAAGTCCTGGCACCGCAATGATGTCAGCCTTCGGCTTCTTCGCGGCAAGATCCGCGTGCTCGTAAAGCTCGGTCCAATAGAACTCCCATTCGCCTGAGAGTCGCACCTGCGGCTCTTTATCGAAGTTCCACTCCTCCAGATCAAGAATTCCGTTATGCGCGCGAGCGAAAAGCGGAGTGTCCAGGACAAGCAGGATTCCCAGAGTGAGTTTAAAAATGTGGTACAGCCAATGTCTGAAGTTCATAAAACCGCCAGGGCTTATGACGACATTTCGGTGTTTTTTCGGGGAAACTAAAGGGGTTTGGGAAGTTGGCAAGAGCCGTGCGTGCGACTCTTACCTGCTGATTGAAATCAGGACAGGGCCTTGACCGCCTCGACGATATCATCGGTGGCAATTACTTCAAAACCATCGCGTGGTACCATGCGACGCACAAGTCCGAATAGAACTTTTCCTGGACCGACTTCGATGAAGCGCTGAATGCCTTCGTTTTTCGCAGCATCAATGGATTGTATCCAACGTACCGGACCATCGATCTGGTCGATGAGGTACTGCGCATTATAATCGCGCACAACGCTACCGGTGATGTTGGCAATCACGCCTTCGGAATTTTTCGCGAAGTAACTACTTTCCAGGAGCCCCTGCATATCCTGCTTGGCTGGCTTCATCAGACTCGAATGGAAGGGAGCGCTGACGGGCAAGTCCACATAGCGGATCTGAAGCGTCTGGAGGTCTTCGCAAAGGTGCAGGACGGCTTTCGCATGACCTGCGATCACCAGCTGAGCGTCGCTATTATAATTGGCGATCTCAACCCGATGTTCCGGTCGCGAGTGCTTCGCGCAAAGGGCTTCCAACTGATCCACGGGCATTTTCATTACGGCAGCCATGGCGCCGACGCCCGGAGGAACAGCTTTCTGCATGGCTTCGCCACGCTTTCTGACCAGGAAACTCGCGCGCCCCAGACCCAGCTTGCCTGCTGCGACCAGAGCCGAATATTCACCCAGACTGTGACCGGCAAAAAGATCCGGTTTCAGTCCCACTTCATCCTGCAGAACCTTCCAGTACGCAACCGCAGTCGCGAGAAGGCAGGGCTGAGTGTTGGCTGTCAACTTGAGTTCGTCTTCAGGACCTTCGAGGCAAAGACGACGAATGTGGAGTTGGCAGGAATCTTCCGCTTCCTCAAAGACGGCTTTCACATAAGGAAAGGCTTCGAGAAGCTTTTGGCTCATGCCCACATACTGGCTTCCTTGCCCTGGGAACATGGCGAGTGTCGCTGACATTTATCCCTCGGCAGAGAAGTTCGTGTCGCTGGAGTTCATTTTCTTGGGCTCAAGCCACTGCTTGCCGCGGTAGTGGCCGCAAGAGTCGCAGATGCCGTGGTGAGGCTTCACAGTGCTGCAGTTTGCACAGATGGATACGCCGTGAAGTTTCAGGGCGTGGTGCGAACGGCGCATGTTGCGCTTCGAATGGGATGTTCGGGTCTTAGGTACTGCCATGAGAAATACTCCTTTGATCGCAGGCGTATTGAATAATAGTATGCGTCAGGGCTTTCGCCGTCCTGTCATCAGGAACCTACCCTATTACAGTTTCCCTGTCGTCTGGTCAAGTTCGGACTTGTCCTGGAAGGTGCGAAGCGCCTGGGGGAGTTAGCGGACATCCTGGATGAAAAGAGT
This window of the Oligoflexus sp. genome carries:
- the fabD gene encoding ACP S-malonyltransferase; translation: MSATLAMFPGQGSQYVGMSQKLLEAFPYVKAVFEEAEDSCQLHIRRLCLEGPEDELKLTANTQPCLLATAVAYWKVLQDEVGLKPDLFAGHSLGEYSALVAAGKLGLGRASFLVRKRGEAMQKAVPPGVGAMAAVMKMPVDQLEALCAKHSRPEHRVEIANYNSDAQLVIAGHAKAVLHLCEDLQTLQIRYVDLPVSAPFHSSLMKPAKQDMQGLLESSYFAKNSEGVIANITGSVVRDYNAQYLIDQIDGPVRWIQSIDAAKNEGIQRFIEVGPGKVLFGLVRRMVPRDGFEVIATDDIVEAVKALS
- the rpmF gene encoding 50S ribosomal protein L32, translating into MAVPKTRTSHSKRNMRRSHHALKLHGVSICANCSTVKPHHGICDSCGHYRGKQWLEPKKMNSSDTNFSAEG